A single Bacteroidota bacterium DNA region contains:
- a CDS encoding PAS domain-containing sensor histidine kinase, with product MKTKKNKLTDSFQLLNPTERLINKKKAEMMGKANRGNLDMLIHELHVYQVELEIQNEELKRAKKEIEISRNKYADLYDFSPIGYFTFDQEGFIQEVNLAASKILRINRDFLIHKMFHIYIVPEFWDDFNDFLKETMQSDVKQTCEIQMLNKDGEVFHAQLEGIKISGNGNNPDCFRAALIDITDRKIAEKALKKNTHELLFNKKLLERKSLELAQVFIQLAKSERDLRELNVNKDKFFAIIAHDLRNPFSVMLGLTNILVNDYEQMDKRQVLEIHQKLDLTVNRVYSLLNNLLKWSVIQFGKIDYKPEEINLNELIVESLKLLQHYAENKQITVKTTVDENIAVVADKNMLESVIQNLITNAIKFTAIGGDVRIEATEKEKFTKISVLDTGEGLDKKTLINLFRIDKKNSTNGTSNESGTGLGLILCKELIEIQGGKIWAESEPGKGGKFSFTLPKSDEIPKITKELKAKINKKTI from the coding sequence ATGAAAACTAAGAAAAATAAGCTTACTGATTCTTTTCAGTTGCTAAATCCAACTGAGCGCCTAATAAATAAGAAAAAGGCAGAAATGATGGGAAAGGCCAATAGAGGCAATCTGGATATGCTTATCCATGAATTGCATGTATATCAAGTTGAACTTGAAATTCAGAATGAGGAATTGAAAAGGGCAAAAAAAGAGATCGAAATTTCTAGAAATAAATATGCCGATTTATATGATTTTTCTCCTATTGGATATTTTACTTTTGATCAGGAAGGGTTTATTCAGGAGGTAAATTTGGCTGCCAGTAAAATTCTTAGAATAAACAGAGATTTTTTAATTCATAAAATGTTTCACATTTACATTGTTCCTGAATTTTGGGATGATTTCAATGATTTTTTAAAAGAAACCATGCAAAGTGATGTAAAGCAGACTTGTGAAATCCAGATGCTAAATAAAGATGGTGAGGTTTTCCATGCTCAATTAGAAGGAATTAAAATTAGTGGAAATGGAAATAATCCCGATTGCTTCAGGGCTGCACTTATCGATATTACGGATAGAAAAATAGCTGAGAAAGCATTGAAAAAAAACACCCATGAATTGCTATTTAATAAAAAACTACTTGAACGAAAATCCCTTGAACTTGCTCAGGTATTTATTCAACTCGCAAAGTCTGAAAGGGATTTAAGGGAATTGAATGTTAACAAGGATAAGTTTTTTGCAATCATAGCCCATGATTTAAGAAATCCCTTCTCAGTTATGCTTGGTCTAACAAATATCCTTGTCAATGATTATGAACAAATGGATAAAAGGCAGGTATTAGAGATTCATCAAAAATTAGATTTAACAGTAAACAGAGTTTATTCATTGTTGAATAATTTATTAAAATGGTCAGTTATTCAGTTTGGAAAAATAGATTATAAGCCAGAAGAAATAAATCTTAATGAATTAATAGTAGAAAGTTTAAAATTACTGCAACATTATGCTGAGAACAAGCAAATAACAGTTAAAACCACGGTTGATGAAAATATTGCTGTAGTCGCAGATAAGAATATGTTGGAATCCGTGATTCAAAATTTAATAACAAATGCCATAAAATTCACAGCCATTGGAGGTGACGTTCGAATTGAGGCAACTGAGAAAGAAAAATTCACTAAAATAAGTGTTTTGGATACAGGGGAGGGCCTGGATAAAAAAACCTTAATTAATTTATTTAGAATAGATAAGAAAAACAGTACCAATGGCACTTCAAATGAATCAGGTACAGGTTTAGGTTTGATTTTATGCAAAGAGCTAATAGAAATACAGGGTGGAAAGATTTGGGCAGAAAGTGAACCAGGAAAGGGTGGAAAGTTTTCTTTCACATTGCCCAAGAGTGATGAAATACCCAAAATAACTAAGGAGTTAAAGGCTAAAATAAACAAAAAAACAATTTGA